From one Luteolibacter sp. SL250 genomic stretch:
- a CDS encoding ferredoxin, with protein MPAANFDHRLPDNVPGKYYVDDQCLDCDLCRETAPTVFRRKDSNGHSFVMKQPQTAEEFAQANEAMEGCPCEAIFADGDEFEWPDTDLQPLPAWRTGLAKKPVCRHCGGNRRPWWRFW; from the coding sequence ATGCCCGCCGCAAACTTCGATCACCGGCTCCCCGACAACGTTCCCGGGAAGTACTACGTGGACGATCAGTGCCTGGACTGCGACCTGTGCCGGGAAACCGCCCCCACCGTCTTCCGGCGGAAGGACTCGAATGGGCACTCCTTCGTGATGAAGCAACCACAGACGGCGGAGGAGTTCGCCCAAGCCAACGAGGCGATGGAAGGCTGCCCCTGCGAAGCCATCTTCGCGGACGGCGACGAGTTTGAGTGGCCGGACACGGACCTCCAGCCCCTTCCCGCATGGCGGACGGGCCTCGCCAAAAAGCCGGTGTGCCGTCATTGCGGGGGAAACAGAAGACCGTGGTGGCGGTTCTGGTAA
- a CDS encoding DUF1501 domain-containing protein has translation MDPFLENQRVVTRRQFFGKSANGLGLAALSSLFGGNAIASSTGAGVSGFPNQKAKAKRVIYLWQGGGPSHVDLFDPKPLLQKMAMQDLPESVRGNTRLSTMTSGNKAWPIIPALQPFQRRGTCGTEISDLLPHTASIADDICVIRSMHTEAVNHAPGVTFFLTGSQIPGRPSLGAWTTYGLGSESSDLPAFVVMTSSDRQKSCGQLFFDYYWGSGFLPSRHQGVRFRSSGDPVPYLTNPNGMSQAARRAMLDDLRDINQAHLAEYGDPEIDTRISQYEMAYKMQTSVPGLQDLSTEPKHVLDMYGPDVLEKGSFANNCLMARRLIERGVRFVQLMHAGWDQHNNLHTQLAIQCKDTDQASAALVKDLKQRGLLEDTLVIWGGEFGRTPFGQGDPKNPKGRDHFGKGFSLWMAGGGVKGGHVHGETDDFAWNITKDPVHVHDHQATILHLMGIDHTKLTYRYQGRQFRLTDVHGEVVKGILA, from the coding sequence ATGGACCCATTCCTCGAAAACCAGCGCGTGGTCACCCGCAGGCAGTTCTTCGGCAAGTCCGCGAACGGCCTGGGGCTGGCCGCGCTTTCCTCGCTGTTCGGCGGGAATGCCATCGCCTCCTCCACCGGGGCCGGTGTCTCAGGATTCCCGAACCAGAAGGCGAAGGCAAAGCGCGTCATCTACCTGTGGCAGGGTGGCGGGCCGTCGCATGTCGATCTCTTCGACCCGAAGCCGCTCCTCCAGAAGATGGCCATGCAGGACCTGCCGGAGAGCGTGCGCGGGAACACGCGCCTCTCCACCATGACGTCCGGCAACAAGGCGTGGCCCATCATCCCCGCGTTGCAGCCGTTCCAGCGGCGCGGCACGTGCGGCACGGAGATCAGCGACCTGCTGCCCCACACCGCGTCCATCGCGGATGACATCTGCGTCATCCGCTCCATGCACACGGAGGCGGTGAACCACGCGCCCGGCGTCACATTTTTCCTCACCGGCTCCCAGATCCCCGGCCGCCCCAGTCTGGGCGCATGGACGACCTACGGCCTCGGCTCGGAATCGTCCGACCTGCCCGCCTTCGTGGTGATGACCTCGTCCGACCGGCAGAAGAGCTGCGGCCAGCTTTTCTTCGACTACTACTGGGGCAGTGGCTTCCTCCCCAGCCGCCACCAGGGCGTCCGGTTCCGCAGCAGCGGCGATCCCGTCCCCTACCTGACCAATCCCAATGGGATGAGCCAGGCGGCCCGCCGCGCGATGCTGGATGACCTCCGCGACATCAACCAGGCCCACCTCGCGGAATACGGCGACCCGGAGATCGACACGCGCATTTCCCAATACGAGATGGCCTACAAGATGCAGACCAGCGTCCCTGGCCTGCAGGACCTCTCCACGGAGCCGAAGCACGTGCTCGACATGTACGGACCGGACGTCCTGGAGAAGGGCAGCTTCGCCAACAACTGCCTGATGGCCCGCCGCCTGATCGAGCGCGGCGTGCGCTTCGTCCAGCTCATGCACGCGGGCTGGGACCAACACAACAACCTGCACACCCAGCTCGCCATCCAGTGCAAGGACACCGACCAGGCATCCGCCGCGCTGGTGAAGGACCTGAAGCAGCGCGGCCTGCTGGAGGACACGCTCGTCATCTGGGGCGGTGAGTTCGGACGCACCCCCTTCGGCCAGGGCGACCCGAAGAATCCGAAGGGCCGCGACCACTTCGGCAAGGGCTTCTCCCTCTGGATGGCCGGCGGCGGCGTGAAAGGCGGACACGTCCACGGCGAGACGGACGACTTCGCCTGGAACATCACGAAAGATCCCGTCCACGTCCACGATCACCAGGCGACCATCCTCCACCTGATGGGCATCGACCACACGAAGCTCACCTACCGCTACCAGGGCCGCCAGTTCCGCCTGACGGATGTGCATGGAGAGGTGGTGAAGGGGATATTGGCGTAG
- a CDS encoding response regulator transcription factor — MPSIWIIEDNKAFRSGLERMLGQQEDFVPVRSFPRCEDAIALLPGEAPDVVLLDIGLPGMDGIEGLSHFKRLAPEATALILTVFEDDDKIFRAICAGASGYLLKSEATARIISAIREAFAGGSPMNARIARRVLEMFTRFAPPAADHDLNDREKAVLELMVDGYARKQIADQLSLNPHTADYVMRCIYKKLHVNCLASAISVAMKDGIVKR, encoded by the coding sequence ATGCCCTCCATCTGGATCATCGAAGACAACAAGGCTTTCCGCAGCGGACTGGAGCGCATGCTGGGGCAGCAGGAGGATTTCGTGCCCGTGCGGAGCTTTCCCAGGTGTGAGGATGCCATCGCCCTGCTGCCCGGGGAGGCACCGGACGTCGTGCTGCTGGACATCGGCCTGCCCGGCATGGACGGCATCGAGGGGCTGTCCCACTTCAAGCGCCTCGCCCCGGAGGCGACGGCCCTCATCCTCACCGTGTTCGAGGATGATGACAAAATCTTCCGCGCCATCTGCGCCGGCGCGTCCGGTTACCTGCTGAAGTCGGAGGCCACGGCCCGCATCATCTCCGCCATCCGCGAGGCGTTCGCCGGTGGCTCCCCGATGAACGCCCGCATCGCCCGCCGCGTGCTGGAGATGTTCACCCGCTTCGCCCCGCCCGCCGCCGACCATGACCTCAACGATCGGGAAAAAGCCGTGCTGGAACTCATGGTCGATGGCTACGCGCGGAAACAGATCGCCGACCAGCTTTCCCTCAACCCGCACACCGCGGACTATGTGATGCGCTGCATCTACAAGAAACTCCACGTGAACTGCCTGGCCTCCGCCATTTCCGTGGCGATGAAGGACGGCATCGTGAAGCGGTGA
- a CDS encoding PSD1 and planctomycete cytochrome C domain-containing protein, giving the protein MASVILLCAGMAGAAPALSYNRDIRPILSENCFYCHGQDGNKRKADLQLNTLEGQRADGIIVPGKPEKSLLLDHILSTDPDEVMPPPDSNRTLSQDQKEMIERWIRQGANYESHWSFTAPERPAPPEPGKTALPIRNPIDRFVAGKLAAHGLAASPEADRPTLLRRVTLDLTGLPPSVEEIDAFVADTSPDAYEKVVDRLLASPHYGERMALPWLDAARYADSNGFQQDGDTHQWIWRDWVVRALNADMPFDQFSIEQLAGDLLPDATQDQKIATAFNRNHLINGEGGAIAEEQRNVILFDRVDVTSTTWLGLTVACAQCHDHKYDPITQRDYYSLMAAFNNVPETGGAGSGPSRIRSAAPLLELKTPEYEAQLAELKEKTRTLMVATPDWEKRRDALQQEWEDRLMAENAPAENTWTTLIKAVKDAPPDKPNNYAKGRLGREFENARLPKMPGNDDLKAIISAKGAEEKFSREELLKVMVMADTKPRETHILDRGDYLTPKEKVSIGTPAFLPPMPDDLPRNRLGIARWLFLPEHPLTARVQVNRMWQLFFGTGVVKTSEDLGVQSEVPEHQELLDWLAVEFRESGWKVKHMHRLIVTSGAYRQSSRVTPVHLEKDPDNRLMARASRFRLPSMLLRDLALSAGGLLDGRLAGKPVYPYQPEGIWDTLAITKERDFSYPQSSGADLHRRSLYTFWRRTVAPANMFDSASRQICSVKSNLTNTPLHALTTLNDPTWVEAARGLAIRAIRHSPDADTRLTHAMRLVTARTPTAAQTGLLRRMVENQRAHFTADPASAKAFLANGATPPPADIDAVELATWSAAALGILNLDPALTRE; this is encoded by the coding sequence ATGGCATCCGTCATCCTGCTCTGTGCGGGCATGGCGGGTGCCGCCCCCGCGCTGTCCTACAACCGGGACATCCGGCCGATCCTTTCCGAGAACTGCTTTTACTGCCACGGGCAGGACGGAAACAAGCGCAAGGCGGACCTCCAGCTCAACACGCTGGAAGGCCAGCGCGCGGACGGCATCATCGTCCCCGGCAAGCCGGAGAAGAGCCTGCTGCTCGACCACATCCTTTCCACCGATCCGGACGAGGTGATGCCGCCGCCGGACTCCAACCGGACCCTGAGCCAGGACCAGAAGGAGATGATCGAACGGTGGATCCGGCAGGGCGCGAACTATGAGTCGCACTGGTCCTTCACCGCGCCGGAGCGCCCCGCTCCGCCGGAGCCGGGAAAGACGGCCCTTCCCATCCGGAATCCCATCGACCGCTTCGTCGCGGGAAAGCTGGCGGCCCACGGGCTGGCCGCGTCGCCTGAGGCGGACAGGCCCACCTTGCTCCGCCGGGTGACCCTGGACCTCACCGGCCTGCCGCCATCGGTGGAGGAGATCGACGCCTTCGTCGCGGACACGTCCCCGGACGCCTATGAAAAGGTGGTGGACCGGCTTCTCGCCTCCCCCCACTACGGCGAAAGGATGGCGCTGCCGTGGCTGGACGCCGCGCGCTACGCGGACAGCAACGGCTTCCAGCAGGACGGCGACACGCACCAGTGGATCTGGCGGGACTGGGTGGTGCGCGCGCTGAACGCGGACATGCCGTTCGACCAATTCTCCATCGAGCAACTGGCGGGCGACCTGCTGCCGGACGCGACACAGGACCAGAAGATCGCCACCGCCTTCAACCGGAACCACCTCATCAACGGCGAGGGCGGCGCCATCGCGGAGGAACAGCGCAACGTCATCCTGTTCGACCGGGTGGACGTCACCAGCACGACGTGGCTGGGGCTGACCGTGGCGTGCGCGCAGTGCCACGACCACAAATACGACCCCATCACCCAACGGGACTACTACAGCCTGATGGCCGCCTTCAACAACGTGCCGGAGACAGGGGGCGCGGGCAGCGGTCCATCACGCATCCGCTCCGCCGCGCCGCTGCTGGAGCTGAAAACGCCGGAGTATGAAGCGCAGCTCGCGGAGCTGAAGGAAAAGACCCGCACGCTGATGGTGGCGACCCCGGATTGGGAAAAGCGCCGCGACGCCCTGCAGCAGGAGTGGGAGGATCGCCTGATGGCGGAGAACGCCCCGGCGGAGAACACCTGGACCACCCTCATCAAGGCGGTGAAGGACGCCCCGCCGGACAAGCCGAACAACTACGCGAAGGGCCGCCTGGGCCGCGAGTTCGAGAACGCGCGCCTGCCGAAGATGCCGGGCAACGATGATCTGAAGGCCATCATTTCCGCGAAGGGCGCGGAGGAAAAATTCTCCCGGGAGGAACTGCTGAAGGTGATGGTGATGGCGGACACCAAGCCACGCGAGACCCACATCCTGGACCGCGGCGACTACCTCACCCCGAAGGAGAAGGTCAGCATCGGCACGCCCGCCTTTCTCCCCCCCATGCCGGATGACCTGCCGCGCAACCGGCTGGGCATCGCGCGGTGGCTGTTCCTGCCGGAGCACCCGCTGACCGCCCGCGTGCAGGTGAACCGGATGTGGCAGCTCTTTTTCGGCACCGGGGTGGTGAAGACCTCGGAGGACCTGGGCGTGCAGAGCGAGGTGCCGGAGCACCAGGAACTGCTGGACTGGCTGGCCGTGGAGTTCCGCGAGAGCGGCTGGAAGGTGAAGCACATGCACCGCCTCATCGTCACCAGCGGCGCCTACCGCCAGTCCAGCCGGGTGACGCCCGTGCATCTGGAAAAGGATCCGGACAACCGGCTGATGGCGCGCGCCTCCCGCTTCCGCCTGCCGTCCATGTTGCTGCGCGACCTCGCGCTCTCCGCCGGCGGGTTGCTGGACGGACGGCTCGCGGGAAAGCCGGTCTATCCCTACCAGCCGGAGGGCATCTGGGACACGCTGGCCATCACGAAGGAGCGCGACTTCAGCTACCCGCAGTCATCCGGCGCGGACCTCCACCGCCGCAGCCTCTACACGTTCTGGCGGCGCACCGTGGCTCCGGCCAACATGTTCGACTCAGCGTCCCGCCAGATCTGCTCCGTGAAGTCCAACCTCACGAACACGCCGCTCCACGCGCTGACCACGCTGAATGATCCCACCTGGGTGGAGGCCGCGCGCGGTCTGGCCATACGAGCCATCCGCCATTCACCGGATGCGGACACCCGTCTCACCCACGCCATGCGGCTGGTCACCGCCCGGACGCCCACCGCCGCCCAGACCGGGCTGCTGCGCAGGATGGTGGAAAACCAGCGCGCCCACTTCACCGCCGACCCCGCCTCCGCGAAGGCATTCCTCGCCAACGGTGCGACCCCGCCACCCGCCGACATCGACGCGGTGGAACTCGCCACCTGGTCCGCCGCCGCACTGGGCATCCTCAACCTCGATCCCGCGCTCACCCGGGAATAA
- a CDS encoding histidine kinase produces the protein MSFLVAAGFQVMVRSVMKSLERGGYPEETARRRLFWFLQTSGWLGVGLMALYPLVQIFDIRTMAVVLVLRVSSGILVTLGLRWLYRRMGWRDWSWWGLGAVVMMLCVAMGTVDSLGTQTLSRFLTGSSVPQEIHSFLLLTGILLRTCVLMIWSLLYFGIKLWMETAEVKLRAAQSEASARTSELKQLRSQVNPHFLFNALNSILAEKDDPDAVERITQELAGYLRFSLRPAGDCQLLGEEIEALEHYLRVEKARFEEKLVYEIRVSPEAGAHRVPVATVQPLLENAMKYGRKTSPTPLRLLISADILPAYGVLKVAVANTGRWVDEDSEHSHGIGLSNLRRRLELLFGREARLTHTATDDGWVKVEAVIPLESMDEGRAVS, from the coding sequence GTGAGTTTTCTGGTGGCCGCCGGTTTCCAGGTCATGGTGCGGAGTGTGATGAAATCATTGGAACGCGGAGGGTATCCGGAGGAGACGGCGCGGAGGCGGCTGTTCTGGTTCCTCCAGACCAGCGGGTGGCTCGGCGTCGGGTTGATGGCGCTTTATCCCCTCGTCCAGATCTTCGACATCAGGACTATGGCGGTGGTGCTGGTGCTGAGGGTCAGCTCCGGTATCCTCGTGACGTTGGGCCTGAGGTGGCTGTACCGCAGGATGGGCTGGCGCGACTGGTCCTGGTGGGGGTTGGGAGCCGTGGTGATGATGCTGTGCGTGGCGATGGGAACCGTGGACTCGCTGGGCACACAGACGCTCTCAAGATTTCTCACCGGCAGTTCCGTACCGCAGGAGATCCACTCGTTCCTGCTGCTCACCGGCATCCTCCTGCGGACCTGCGTGCTGATGATCTGGAGCCTGCTCTACTTCGGCATCAAGCTGTGGATGGAGACGGCGGAGGTGAAGCTGCGCGCGGCGCAGAGCGAGGCCTCCGCGCGCACCAGCGAGCTGAAGCAGCTCCGCTCCCAGGTGAACCCGCATTTCCTGTTCAACGCGCTCAACTCCATCCTCGCGGAAAAGGATGACCCGGACGCCGTGGAGCGCATCACCCAGGAACTGGCGGGCTACCTGCGCTTCTCCCTGCGGCCGGCGGGGGACTGCCAGTTGCTGGGGGAGGAGATCGAGGCGCTGGAGCACTACCTGCGGGTGGAGAAGGCCCGCTTCGAAGAAAAGCTGGTTTATGAAATCCGGGTCTCGCCGGAGGCGGGCGCGCACCGCGTCCCGGTGGCGACCGTGCAACCGCTGCTGGAGAACGCCATGAAATATGGCCGCAAGACCAGCCCCACGCCGCTGCGCCTGCTCATCTCCGCGGATATCCTGCCCGCCTATGGGGTGCTGAAGGTGGCGGTGGCGAACACCGGGCGGTGGGTGGATGAGGACTCGGAACATTCCCACGGCATCGGCCTTTCCAATCTGCGGCGCAGGCTGGAGCTGCTGTTCGGCAGGGAGGCGCGCCTGACCCACACGGCGACGGATGACGGATGGGTGAAAGTGGAGGCCGTGATCCCGCTGGAGTCCATGGATGAAGGGAGGGCCGTCTCATGA
- a CDS encoding response regulator, whose product MTPPRRAVIVDDERLARKRLRDLLKVHPGITVVGEADSVETAVPVIAEHRPDVVFLDVEMPPGNGFDLLPLLPDPPHTPEVVFVTAYENFALRAFEVSAIDYLLKPIHTERLALTVQRLLSSPRREDTGDDPGEEAWTMESRVTLSDRRIKSMVEISGIVAIQALGAYSRVSVAGQPPMIILRSISEWERRLPSAEFLRVDRSLIIQTGLLRKMKMVSRDETEISLEGMQGILAIGRVATLRLKKHVRDMG is encoded by the coding sequence ATGACACCGCCCCGCAGGGCCGTGATCGTGGATGACGAGCGCCTCGCCCGGAAGCGCCTGCGTGATCTCCTGAAAGTCCACCCCGGCATCACCGTGGTGGGGGAGGCGGACAGCGTGGAGACGGCCGTGCCGGTCATCGCGGAGCATCGTCCGGATGTCGTGTTCCTGGACGTGGAGATGCCGCCGGGCAACGGGTTCGACCTGCTGCCCCTGCTGCCGGATCCCCCCCACACTCCGGAGGTGGTGTTCGTGACGGCGTATGAGAATTTCGCGCTGCGCGCCTTCGAGGTGAGCGCCATCGACTACCTGCTCAAGCCCATCCACACGGAACGCCTGGCGCTGACCGTGCAGAGGCTCCTTTCCTCTCCGAGAAGGGAGGACACGGGGGATGATCCCGGGGAGGAAGCCTGGACCATGGAGTCCAGGGTCACGCTGAGCGACCGCCGGATCAAGTCGATGGTGGAGATCTCCGGCATCGTGGCCATCCAGGCGCTGGGGGCCTACTCACGGGTGAGCGTGGCGGGGCAGCCGCCGATGATCATCCTGCGCAGCATTTCCGAGTGGGAGCGCCGCCTGCCGTCCGCGGAGTTCCTGCGGGTGGACCGCTCGCTCATCATCCAGACAGGGCTGCTGCGGAAGATGAAGATGGTGTCGCGGGATGAGACGGAGATTTCCCTGGAAGGGATGCAGGGCATCCTGGCCATCGGCCGGGTGGCCACCTTGCGCCTGAAGAAGCACGTCAGGGACATGGGGTGA
- a CDS encoding oxidoreductase → MKLLLVGSTGLVGHYVMDLALADPRVDEIIAPVRKPLPAHPKLHAPLVDYDHLPDDADWWRADAVICTLGTTLRVAGSKDAFRRVDHDYPLAVARLARKHGTSAYALNSAMGADATSGIFYNRVKGELEAHLRQEGFESLTLVRPGLIGGKREEFRAGERFAAFILNALDPVLPRKWRINPAERIARSLLDAAVSPLPGVTIISADKLAG, encoded by the coding sequence ATGAAATTGCTGCTCGTCGGATCGACCGGACTTGTCGGACATTATGTAATGGATCTCGCGCTGGCGGATCCGCGGGTCGATGAAATCATCGCACCGGTGCGCAAGCCCCTACCCGCCCACCCGAAGCTGCACGCGCCACTGGTGGACTACGACCACCTGCCGGATGACGCGGACTGGTGGCGGGCGGACGCGGTCATCTGCACGCTGGGCACCACCCTGCGCGTGGCGGGATCGAAAGATGCCTTCCGCCGAGTGGACCATGACTACCCCCTGGCCGTGGCACGGCTCGCACGGAAACACGGCACGTCAGCCTACGCCCTCAACTCCGCGATGGGCGCGGATGCCACGTCGGGCATCTTCTACAACCGGGTGAAGGGCGAGTTGGAAGCCCATCTCCGGCAAGAGGGATTCGAATCCCTCACGCTTGTCCGTCCGGGGCTGATCGGAGGAAAGCGGGAAGAATTCCGCGCCGGGGAAAGGTTCGCGGCTTTCATCCTGAATGCGCTCGACCCGGTGCTGCCGCGCAAATGGCGGATCAACCCTGCCGAGCGGATCGCCCGTTCCCTGCTGGACGCCGCGGTCAGCCCCCTGCCAGGTGTGACGATCATCTCCGCGGACAAGCTGGCCGGTTGA
- a CDS encoding ATP-binding protein encodes MPRRAFPYLFCFLFLPSLSSGQDAGWLRLFSRELGRTEKRIQEDQEELTRLGVAVMSQTTEELGYQHRQLPEPPPVPPWVQVDLGSPQDIDWIVLVPALVDWQQGESKPYAFPRRFRIDVSDDPAFGRFTPVALFTDADYPSHGLTPAVFRAGGLRGRYIRLTVTKLAEETATHSFALSEIMVIRGVRNIALRRTVTASNTVNIPPRLHVQNLNDGRSPLGPPILRDFLPYDGLFTGVPGTITVDLAEERKIDEVRLHPVHARLGADVPGFSFPTHFVVELDDAPDFPSPTVLMDTSAEGYPNPGNNPVVIPLPEAVRGRHLRIRMLESTTGRCGLSEIEVFSGEENVARGAAVSSSPDTFTRPEARPASLITDGYTSYGRLLPLPDWLERWERRNQLQVEIRSLSEAHARLLESAQRRAWVAGGVLALILPGVGLAWAVTERRRRVRSLHLLRNRIAQDLHDEIGSNIAGIAIISETAPGQDGERQKEDWQEINRIARETSDSMREVLWLVGARAESGPDFTSLLRRAAGRLLSGMEVEWTALPDHLPDAWQGESRRQVFLIFKEALANISRHSGATRVTLSLECGADSLRLEIHDNGRGFTIQRTSGGMGINGMKERARNLHGRLTLTSAPGDGTRLILVAPLQSPGTPSSSH; translated from the coding sequence ATGCCCCGCCGCGCGTTTCCATATCTTTTCTGCTTCCTCTTCCTGCCGTCGCTCTCGTCCGGGCAGGACGCGGGCTGGCTGCGGCTTTTCAGCCGGGAGCTGGGCCGTACGGAAAAGCGGATCCAGGAAGACCAGGAGGAACTCACCCGGCTGGGGGTGGCGGTCATGAGCCAGACCACGGAGGAGCTGGGCTACCAGCACCGGCAACTGCCGGAACCACCACCGGTGCCGCCGTGGGTGCAGGTGGATCTCGGCTCGCCGCAGGACATCGACTGGATCGTGCTGGTCCCCGCCCTGGTGGACTGGCAGCAGGGCGAGTCGAAGCCGTATGCCTTTCCCCGCAGGTTCCGCATCGACGTCTCGGATGACCCCGCCTTCGGCCGGTTCACGCCGGTGGCCCTGTTCACGGACGCGGACTATCCCTCCCACGGCCTGACCCCGGCGGTCTTCCGCGCGGGCGGCCTGCGCGGGCGGTACATCCGCCTGACGGTGACGAAGCTGGCGGAGGAAACCGCCACCCATTCCTTCGCCCTGAGTGAGATCATGGTCATCCGGGGCGTCCGCAACATCGCCCTGCGGAGGACGGTCACCGCGTCGAACACGGTCAACATCCCGCCGCGCCTGCACGTGCAGAACCTCAATGATGGGCGGTCCCCGCTCGGCCCGCCGATCCTGCGGGACTTCCTGCCCTATGACGGCCTTTTCACCGGTGTGCCGGGGACCATCACCGTGGATCTGGCGGAGGAACGGAAGATCGATGAAGTCCGCCTGCACCCGGTCCACGCGCGGCTGGGAGCGGATGTACCGGGCTTCTCCTTCCCCACCCACTTCGTGGTCGAACTGGACGATGCGCCGGACTTCCCCTCACCCACCGTCCTGATGGACACCTCCGCCGAGGGTTACCCGAACCCCGGCAACAACCCGGTGGTCATCCCGCTGCCGGAGGCCGTGCGCGGACGCCACCTGCGCATCCGCATGCTGGAGTCCACCACCGGGCGGTGCGGGCTTTCCGAGATCGAGGTTTTCTCCGGTGAGGAAAATGTCGCGCGGGGTGCCGCCGTCAGTTCCAGCCCGGACACCTTCACCCGCCCGGAGGCGCGACCAGCCTCCCTGATCACGGACGGCTACACCAGCTACGGCCGCCTGCTTCCCCTGCCGGACTGGCTGGAACGCTGGGAAAGGCGGAACCAGTTGCAGGTGGAGATCCGCTCCCTGTCCGAAGCGCATGCCCGGCTGCTGGAATCCGCCCAGCGCAGGGCGTGGGTGGCGGGGGGCGTGCTGGCCCTCATCCTGCCCGGAGTCGGCCTCGCCTGGGCCGTCACGGAGCGGCGCAGGCGGGTGAGGTCGCTGCACCTGCTCCGCAACCGCATCGCCCAGGACCTGCACGATGAGATCGGCAGCAACATCGCGGGCATCGCCATCATCAGTGAAACAGCGCCCGGCCAGGACGGGGAGCGGCAGAAGGAGGATTGGCAGGAGATCAACCGCATCGCCCGCGAAACGAGCGACTCCATGCGGGAGGTGCTGTGGCTGGTGGGCGCGCGCGCGGAGTCCGGCCCGGACTTCACCTCCCTGCTGCGGCGTGCCGCGGGACGCCTGCTTTCCGGCATGGAGGTGGAGTGGACGGCGCTGCCCGACCACCTGCCGGATGCGTGGCAGGGGGAATCCCGGCGGCAGGTGTTCCTCATCTTCAAGGAGGCGCTCGCCAACATCTCCCGCCACTCCGGCGCGACCCGCGTCACCCTTTCCCTGGAGTGCGGCGCGGACTCCCTGCGGTTGGAAATCCATGACAACGGCCGCGGCTTCACCATCCAGCGGACGTCCGGCGGCATGGGCATCAACGGCATGAAGGAACGCGCGCGGAACCTGCACGGCCGGCTGACCCTCACCTCCGCCCCCGGGGACGGCACCCGCCTCATCCTCGTGGCACCCTTGCAATCTCCCGGAACCCCATCATCCTCGCACTGA
- a CDS encoding PEP-CTERM sorting domain-containing protein (PEP-CTERM proteins occur, often in large numbers, in the proteomes of bacteria that also encode an exosortase, a predicted intramembrane cysteine proteinase. The presence of a PEP-CTERM domain at a protein's C-terminus predicts cleavage within the sorting domain, followed by covalent anchoring to some some component of the (usually Gram-negative) cell surface. Many PEP-CTERM proteins exhibit an unusual sequence composition that includes large numbers of potential glycosylation sites. Expression of one such protein has been shown restore the ability of a bacterium to form floc, a type of biofilm.), which translates to MKPILLPLSLALLPAAAHGVVLSGSVDTAPGHTTSGTAVDLTASGTTNWAIWDFQSGADAATTRAPSNTLGTPVAPGTAGYISGLTGISPEGGTGNLQGSGTLGATFFTYSNGADPGSLSPPLKIGTAFSSTLDLEGTGMGFTVTGDPSQLYRVSIWAVGFNGQGTLTASLNGATSLPLVTQTFINAKAPVLFTIEFQPDSATDLLHLSYILTTDTPNGSGTTGKNSHVAIQAVTVEAIPEPSAALALLGAFGLAGIRRRRA; encoded by the coding sequence ATGAAACCCATCCTCCTCCCCCTGTCGCTCGCACTCCTTCCGGCTGCCGCCCATGGAGTTGTCCTCTCCGGTTCCGTGGACACCGCACCCGGACACACGACCTCCGGGACCGCCGTGGATCTGACGGCCTCCGGCACGACGAACTGGGCGATCTGGGACTTCCAATCCGGCGCCGACGCGGCGACCACGCGGGCTCCGTCCAACACCCTCGGCACACCCGTGGCTCCAGGGACGGCCGGCTACATCAGCGGGCTCACCGGGATCTCACCCGAAGGCGGCACCGGAAATCTCCAGGGAAGCGGCACGCTCGGCGCGACTTTCTTCACCTATTCCAACGGAGCGGATCCGGGGTCCCTGTCCCCTCCGTTGAAAATCGGCACGGCGTTCAGCTCGACGCTCGATCTTGAGGGAACAGGGATGGGGTTCACCGTCACCGGTGATCCATCGCAACTCTACCGGGTGAGCATCTGGGCGGTGGGCTTCAACGGCCAGGGCACGCTCACCGCTTCCCTCAATGGCGCGACATCCCTGCCGCTCGTCACCCAGACTTTCATCAATGCGAAGGCACCCGTCCTCTTCACCATCGAGTTCCAGCCGGACAGCGCCACGGATCTGCTCCACCTCAGCTATATCCTGACGACGGACACGCCGAACGGCTCCGGCACCACCGGCAAAAACTCCCACGTGGCCATCCAGGCGGTGACGGTGGAGGCCATCCCGGAGCCATCGGCAGCCTTGGCCCTGCTCGGGGCATTCGGTCTGGCTGGCATCCGCCGCCGCCGGGCATGA